The Parambassis ranga chromosome 4, fParRan2.1, whole genome shotgun sequence genome includes the window AGAGACCCAGCCAGGAAACGCGGTAAAGGAGGCAGAGCTCTGCAACAAACGAAACAATAATCCAGGGTAAGgaacagaaaaaggaaaaaattaaGAAATATAGTGTATAGTGTGCGAGCAGCTGTGTGAAGCTGTCCTTTGGCGTTGTGGTGCTTTGACCTAAATGCTCATGTCTAAATGCTGTGTCTCAATTTAGAAGCTGCATCACAACAGAGCTGCCCCAGTTTGTAACCTCATAATGTGACCTTCTTTTCACAACATATCCCAGCATTCACTGCTGCCACTCACAATTAGATTTTGTGTCTAAAAGACAGCACAACATATTTCCAAACAATACAATGGCCCAGGTATAtagaacatttacattttaggtTAAATCTATAGGTATTTCCAGAAAATATATGGATGTAGTGACATGGGTGTCTGCAGAGTATGTACAACTACagcataaataaatagataaataaataaataaacaggattTCAACATTCATCTAATGTAATATAAAAATGAGGGCAAAACCATGTCATGGTGTCATAAAGTGGGTCTATCAGTGgacacacagtcatacacatACCCAACATGTAAATGATTACATTTAGGGTTGAAAACATATTGCGTCAAGTTCTTAAGTGGGTGTGTTGAGTCAGCACAAAACAGCCTAACTGTTGTGTTAATAATTTAACAGGAAATTTTGACCAGGCGTAACTTTAAACttgcacgaacacacacacactgctctcatgtatcaaaaaaataaacaaattcttCACTCACTTGCTCTGAAAGCCATAGTAACTGCCCAGCAGCTTTTTGTACTGCTCGTGTGAGCAGAACTGGATGGCAGCGTAGGGCATGACCCTCACCATGGTGGCAGAGTTCCCCCTCCACAGACTGAGCAGCCCATCCTTCGTGTAGGTACAGTAGATGAGCCTGAAGGCCTCCTGgagacaggatgtgtgtgttgagttAGGCAGAGGCGTGTCAGGTTTTCTACAACTACCGTAATCATCTTAACAGGGTCAACATATTAGCATTACATAACCGGAAATGGATAAGAATGAGCATGTgtgtcaacaacacaacagaagaaGTATTATTGAGCGATTTACTATATTTAACTATCAGTAAGAAATCTATAAACATATTGACATTCTGGCAGATGATAATCTGAAGTATAATCCTACAGTAAGTGAGAAGATATGTAGTGTTAGTACGGTGGACAGGAACTGTAAATCTAGCCTCTATTGGTTACTTATTGGCAGAGGGTCACATGAACTCACCTTAGCTGAGAATCTGTTTGAggacactgaaaaaaacaagacataCAGTGAACATCAGGGTTAAACACCACTCCCACATGTAGGCTAAACATCCACTAAGAGGATTAACAGTTTGTTCAGAACAGTTACAGTCTGTGAAAACTGAGGTAAAAAAGTAAAACGacattttctgtctttatttgcTGTTCTTGCCTTGGAAAATGATCTTGGTCCGATCCAGAGGTGCAATGACTGTTTTGGCCACGGCTCCAGCGAACGCACCGCAAAGCAGGGAGTCCAGGGCCGTCCATCTGGGCCTCAGATCCTGTGTGTCCAAGACATTTGGTCACATTATTCACTTACTCACACTTCACACCAGCTATTTTTAGAGCATGGACATAAGTTTGATAttaatctgtgtgtatgtgctccTCACAAACATCGTGTGCTTATCAGCAGAAATGCTTCCACGTGTATCTGTCAGCAGATTAACTGTGACAGAGGTGCAACaatctgcatgtgtgttagtgccacaaggacagaaacacaacagataACACCAGCCTGAGCCACACTCATTCAGCGCAGCACTTGATCCCAATGAACACCAGGCATGGTAAACAAACCTTTTAACCTGAGGAGGGAAGATCTGATTCTGGGACTTCAGTTACATTCATATTTAGTGCCATCATTCATATTACTCTTTAATTTAACAAACTATCATAGCAATTTGCATTTATAGCAAACTTTGCTTTGCTTCTAAAAGCTTCATTTTTCCTGTTTAGATGAGAGATATCGAAACACTTACATATACTCACATATATCTTAAATACAATCTGTCTATCATGGCCTCCCTTATTAAGTGCCACACTCTTTTAGGCCAGCTTTGGATTAGCTGGCAACTCCCATCTATTTACAGCAGTGTACCAGTAGAGGCATGTCCTTCGAGTGCATGTGTAATACCAGGAAGGCTCCGCTGGCTatcacaataacaaaaacaacactcagAACACAAGCTcagatgtgctgtttttttctatattttatcATAAATGAATCACACTTAAATTGCAGAACTGCAACCAGATCTCCAACTTCCTCCTCTGAAAATAAACAATCCCAACACAACTCAAACTGTTCCTTAAATACTGAATCATCTGCACACAGGCGTCATATAAAGAGGAATACAGCTCACCTTGGCCTGGCTGGACGGTGGCAGGGTCAGCACGGTGGCCTGGGCCACTGGCAGGCGGCTCTGATGGGCCATGTGTGCCCTTCGCAGGTTACTAAGGCTGTCAGACACCCGGGTACTCATTCAGGGAAATAAAAACCGGActgctgaaaaacaaatgtcGGAGAACTTAGACAGACTGTTCatttaacacagcagcagcagcagcccgtgTGTCGCagtgcctccctctctctctgataCGTGATTGCCTGCACGCCCCTGTTCTACACAAACAGCCTGCTTGTAAACAGGGTATTGCATTACACAAGATCAATCCACTCTTATTCATCCAGCAGGACCAAACCAATCATTACACACTGTCTAAAACTGATGGGGACAGACAAGTGACCGCACCTCAAACAAACTGCAAGACACACTTATACaaacaatcaataaataaacaatgtgtCTCGTTATTGCAGCTAAAATCAATTACATAACGGTTCACTGAGATTAATTTCTGCATGTGTTACCTTCGGCTCCCGGCTTTACAAATGTTCGACGTGTTAAAACTCCACTCTCCCTCTGCGGGTCCCTGCACGCATTTCTTGTTTACTGTCCAGGGGCTCGTTCTTATAACTTGCAGCCACCACGCTGCGAGGTGTCTGCACGTCCCCTCACGTTGTTGACGTTTCTGAAGATGATGGTCAAAGACAAGTGTCACGCTGCACCGAAGAGCACAGGCGTCTATTTATGGACGAGGCCTGCGACGTCCTCACGCTGCTGCTCACTGCTCCCACGCACAAGATTATTTGGGCTTTTCAAAATGTCTTGAAGAAACTGGGACAGAGGATGCCACTGTTTTGGACTACAATCCCCAAGACCAATCAATCTGCTGTTAGAAAATCTCGCGAGATTATTTACAACATTGGGTTGCCAGGTTGTTGTTGGATCAACGTGGACTAcgtttttacatgttttctttgtttacagATAAATATAACAAAGACTTTCATAAGTACTGTAGACATATAGTACATCTTTTATTATAATCAATTCGAAAAATGATTAATACAATGTCATTTAAGAAAACATTGCTGGCTACCTGACCAGCACTAAAACCCAAAGACTTTCAGTCTACGGTCATCCCATTTTAGATACTGGGATGGCATTTTAGGCTATGTGGCTATGTGAAAATCttcaaaattcaaaataaaataaataaatataatataaaaataccagAAATACTACTGCCTTATCCACCCTCTAGGTAACTAAATTATAATAAACTATTCTTTAAAAAGTGTATACTACTTCACACAGTAGTTTCATTATAgctgtattttacatttttaacctTTCCATGTTACATAAAAGGGACATGAAAACAATATTCTAAAGGAATCTAAAGTTTCCTGTTTactgatatacagtatattaaaaTCGCtgcacagtttgaacatttgtaTTACTGGTACTACATGTTTTCTCTGTTACTACAGAAGCAAACAAGAAAGAGTCGGGTTTGGGGTGCTTTGGATGTGGGTTTTACGTCACCGAACCTGGCAACCCTCCAGTCTGGCCATAGCGCTGAAAAACTTGTTGTTGTCTGGGAAAATGGCGTCAAACGTAGAGGCCCCGGAGCGCTGGTACCTCGCCCTTCTCGGCTTTGCGGAACATTTCCGAACCTCCAGTCCGCCCAAAATACGactttgtgtgcactgtttacAGGCCGTGTTTCAGTTTAAGCCTCCACAGAGAATAGAGGCCCGGACACACCTTCAGCTCGGCTCGGTTCTCTACCACCACACCAAGAACAGCGAGCTGGCCCGCAGCCACCTGGAGAAAGCGGTGAGGGACACTAGATCTAGGATAGAGCGGGGATGCGGTGCACAGGCGGGCGAGTGTAGGCCGCAAACAGCGAAAACAGTGAACAGCGGAAGTCTTTAAATTACTCTTCATTCGGGGaggttaaatatgtaaacacgGTTAACTGTGTGGTTTGTTAACGTTTTATAGGATCAGTTATTTTGTTAAAGCATGTAACCAGGCGCGTTTCGTATTTTCTCTGATGTTAGCTTAATAAGCTACTGCATGAAATTATTATTGGTTGAAAAAGATGTGACGCCGCTAAcctcttgtgttttctgttttgcagTGGTACATCTCTCAACAAGTTCCTCAATTTGAAGATGTCAAATTTGAAGCTGCCAGCATTTTGTCAGAACTGTTCTGCCAACAGGTAAATCAGCTTAAATAATGTTAAACTGATTATAGAGTAAGCTAGAGGTAAAAGTACAGTATGTTTATGTATATTAAATGAACCGTGAAATGAAATTCCCACATAGAATCTCTCATTTCTTGTAGTGATTTATatctatttatattatttattattgacCACCATCTTTCAATCAATTTTCAGAATTTGGTGGACTCTGCAAAACCCCTGCTGCGCAAAGCTATCCAGATTTCACAGCAAACACCATACTGGCACTGCAGATTGTTGTTCCAGTTGGCGGTATGTATTAGTTTAGTATGACTGTGTCCTTGAAGGAGTGACATTATTTCATTTGACTTATTTTCTTATTCGTTCCTTCAGTAAAACTCTTATGTGTGAGAGCTGTTTCCTCATAGTTGAAATAATATTGTATTTTACAATTGGTGtaatctgtctgtgtttctaaaTGGCAAAGCTCAAAGTGCCAACTGGAATTTTCTAACTGTCCCTCTCAGCAACTTCATACACTGGAGAAGGACTTGGTCTCAGCATGTGATCTTCTAGGGGTTGGAGCAGAGTACGCCCGAGTGGTGGGCTCAGAATATACCAGGTAAACAGCACACTGACCTCTGTGGATTGCATTTAATCATGTCAATTGTTatctttaaaaatatgtgattacGTTAGATGTTTCCAGGGTACACATGAACTTAAGTAGTGAGGGTGTAACAGGACACATAATTTAGGTAGCAAGCTCAACTTTGGGCTCATGGTTTGTCAAACCTTTTGCACAGCAGAGAAGATTTTTTTATAAACctattataaaaacaataaaacttcATTGTGAAATCACTTTTTTGTTTGTAGTTTAAGGTAGTATATAGTACATTTTTAATAAAGCATATAAACCAGATAAATGTACCCTAACCAGGTAATCAAAAGTTGCCTGTGAACTTCTTTTCTGGTATCCCTGCAGTAATAATCCATTTATCAATTAATGTAATGAATATATAGTTGCTGCTGTGCaaaatgaaattgacttaaAACCattgcactttaaaaaaaaactaaaaacagttAAGACTATAATATTGTAGCCATGTTATACTGCCTTTCACTCCCTTGCACCAGAGCCATGTCACTAGGTCTCTTAAACCAGGTATCACCTTTAAAATctgtatttactgtgtgtgggtttttaagtaaaaactgacgtgttttttttgttttgcttttttaggGCATTGTTTCTCCTTAGTAAAGGAATGGTGAGTCTTTATTTTGTTGCAGTTGTTACAACATAAACATTATATAAAGGTTGGATATTTTCACACCAGAGCATACTTATCTTTTCCTGTATTACAGTCTTTAGTCATTATGTAACAGTAATATTATAGAATTACCATGTCaaataaaactgctgcaaaATTGTAATTCTGGTTATCTCTTGTAATCCTGTAGTTGCTGCTAATGGAGAGGAAACTTGGGGAGGTGCATCCTCTTCTCACACTGTGCGGAACTATTGTGGAAAACTGGCAGGGAAACCCTATCCAGAAGGAGTCCCTGAGGGTCTTCTTCCTTGTACTACAGGTTACACACTACCTAGATGCTGGACAGGTAAGGAGCACAGTTTGGAAGGATTAGCAAAAGATGTCTGTTAGTAAAAAGTTATAAGGAAGTAagatatgtttgtgtttctagGTAAAGAGTGTGAAGCCGTGtctgaagcagctgcagcagtgtaTTCAGACTATCTCCACGCTCCACGATGATGAGATTCTGCCCAGCAACCCAGCTGACCTCTTCCACTGGCTGCCCAAGGAGCAcatgtgtgtccttgtgtatttggtaatgccacatttctttcactttaaaaccctttaaatgttttaacaaaGATAGCTGAATAGCTGTCACAGCTTGGTTTACCTAGTGAGGAGCCAAATATCCTGAACGTTATTCAGTTATTTAGTACAAAGTCTGTTCGGTTGTTTATAATTCAGGCTTTGGATTTgtatttaaaagacaaaaatagtAAAGAGAGTAAAGAGAGCAAACTCTCTTTGTCCCATTTTTCAGGTAACAGTCATGCACTCCATGCAAGCAGGCTATCTGGAGAAAGCCCAGAAGTACACAGACAAGGCTCTTATGCAGCTAGAGAAACTAAAAAGTGAGTAAAACACATCATGACATTTGGAACATTGATTTGAACATATGACTTGACTGTTGCTGTAAAAATAGCATGCGTTGCACCATGTTGCATCATTGTTATCTTTCCTGTTACAGTGTTGGACTGCAGCCCCATCCTCTCTACTTTTCAAGTCATTCTACTGGAGCACATCATCATGTGCCGACTCGTCACAGGCCACAAGGCCACTGCATTACAAGAGGTACACTGTTAGCTattgttttttgtatgtttattttttgacctACTCTGTGCTGTCATGGCAAAGATACAGTCTATCCAAGAACAGTCCCTTTGAAAATTGTGTTCCATTTTTACAAAACTTAGTAGGCATGCTTTTAACTATATAACTTTGTCCTGTCTAACCAGATCT containing:
- the LOC114435051 gene encoding MAU2 chromatid cohesion factor homolog; translated protein: MASNVEAPERWYLALLGFAEHFRTSSPPKIRLCVHCLQAVFQFKPPQRIEARTHLQLGSVLYHHTKNSELARSHLEKAWYISQQVPQFEDVKFEAASILSELFCQQNLVDSAKPLLRKAIQISQQTPYWHCRLLFQLAQLHTLEKDLVSACDLLGVGAEYARVVGSEYTRALFLLSKGMLLLMERKLGEVHPLLTLCGTIVENWQGNPIQKESLRVFFLVLQVTHYLDAGQVKSVKPCLKQLQQCIQTISTLHDDEILPSNPADLFHWLPKEHMCVLVYLVTVMHSMQAGYLEKAQKYTDKALMQLEKLKMLDCSPILSTFQVILLEHIIMCRLVTGHKATALQEISQVCQLCQQSPRLFTNHAAQLHTLLGLYCISVNCMDNAEAQFTTALRLTTHQELWTYIVTNLASVYIREGNRHQELYSLLERINPDHNFPVSSHCLRAAAFYIRGLLSFFQGRYNEAKRFLRETLKMSNAEDLNRLTACSLVLLGHIFYVLGNHRESNNMVVPAMQLASKIPDMSVQLWSSALLKDLNKALGNTMDAHEAAQMHQNFSQQLLQDHIAACSLPEHNLISWTDGPPPVQIQAQNGPTTSLASLL